In one window of Frigoriglobus tundricola DNA:
- a CDS encoding aspartate kinase, whose product MGVVVQKFGGSSVKDAERVMEAARKAIRAKNAGNQVIVVVSAQGSTTDDLIAKAAEITAAPSAREMDMLLATGEQISIALTAMAIHELGERAVSFTGPQVGIVTDSTHRKARIKKIDTQRLCEALDSGHIVVLAGFQGVDELGDISTLGRGGSDTTAVAVAAAVKLAGYDVECEIYTDVDGVYTTDPRIVPDARKMDAISYDEMLEMASMGAGVMHSRSIEFAKKFDVPLMVRNAQSDAVGTWIVPEAPWMSEIPACGVALAIDEARLVLEGVPDRPGVSHRVFAALADANIAVDMIAQSVGTGGKATIGFTVLNTELDKTKKLLAPIVTDLGATLTETGKVSKVSVVGAGMRAMSGVAERMFQALAAEGVNLKMITTGDIKISVLVEEDGAPESGVFELPSGEPIKKAHLESKKAVRGRKALKAVHSAFALAKARKGAGEQPTSSDFKPRPNPLVVAATRDREAAIARLDGMEDVLVSGAHLNLEQSRITIHDLPDRPGNCSKVFNAVATGGILVDMIVQNQSGPAKAELSFTVPRADLTRALKRTQDVVREIDPACRVVGDGDIAVLFVLGVGMRTHTGVARTMFGALAARGINISMINTSEVCVGVVVERARGEEALACLTEAFKLG is encoded by the coding sequence GTGGGCGTAGTGGTCCAGAAGTTCGGCGGGTCGAGCGTGAAGGACGCGGAGCGCGTGATGGAGGCCGCGCGCAAGGCCATCCGCGCCAAGAACGCCGGCAACCAGGTGATCGTCGTCGTGTCCGCGCAGGGCAGCACCACGGACGACCTCATCGCGAAAGCGGCCGAGATCACGGCCGCCCCGTCCGCCCGCGAAATGGACATGCTCCTCGCCACCGGCGAACAGATCTCCATCGCCCTCACCGCGATGGCGATCCACGAACTCGGCGAGCGGGCCGTCAGCTTCACCGGCCCGCAGGTCGGCATCGTCACCGACAGCACGCACCGCAAGGCCCGCATCAAGAAGATCGACACGCAGCGCCTCTGCGAGGCCCTCGACAGCGGCCACATCGTCGTGCTCGCGGGCTTCCAGGGCGTGGACGAACTCGGGGACATCTCCACCCTCGGCCGCGGCGGCAGCGACACCACCGCCGTCGCCGTGGCCGCGGCGGTCAAGCTCGCGGGCTACGACGTGGAGTGCGAGATCTACACCGACGTTGACGGCGTGTACACCACCGACCCGCGGATCGTCCCCGACGCCCGCAAGATGGACGCCATCAGTTACGACGAGATGCTCGAGATGGCGAGCATGGGCGCGGGCGTGATGCACTCCCGGTCCATCGAGTTCGCCAAGAAGTTCGACGTGCCGCTCATGGTGCGGAACGCGCAGTCGGACGCGGTGGGCACCTGGATCGTGCCCGAGGCGCCGTGGATGAGCGAGATCCCGGCGTGCGGCGTCGCCCTCGCAATCGACGAGGCCCGGCTGGTCCTCGAGGGCGTGCCCGACCGGCCCGGCGTCAGCCACCGCGTGTTCGCCGCCCTCGCGGACGCGAACATCGCGGTGGACATGATCGCCCAGAGCGTCGGCACCGGTGGCAAGGCGACCATCGGGTTCACCGTGCTGAACACCGAACTCGACAAGACGAAGAAGCTCCTCGCCCCGATCGTCACCGACCTCGGCGCCACCCTGACCGAGACGGGCAAGGTGAGCAAGGTGTCGGTGGTCGGGGCCGGGATGCGGGCCATGTCCGGGGTCGCGGAGCGCATGTTCCAGGCGCTCGCGGCCGAGGGCGTGAACCTGAAGATGATCACCACCGGCGACATCAAGATCAGCGTGCTGGTGGAAGAAGACGGCGCGCCGGAATCGGGGGTCTTCGAGCTGCCCAGCGGCGAGCCGATCAAGAAGGCGCACCTGGAGAGCAAGAAGGCGGTCCGGGGCCGCAAGGCGCTGAAGGCCGTTCACAGCGCCTTTGCGCTGGCGAAGGCGCGCAAGGGCGCCGGGGAGCAGCCCACGAGCAGCGACTTCAAGCCCCGGCCGAACCCGCTCGTGGTCGCGGCCACCCGGGACCGCGAGGCCGCGATCGCCCGGCTGGACGGCATGGAAGACGTGCTGGTCAGCGGCGCCCACCTGAACCTCGAACAGAGCCGCATCACGATCCACGACCTGCCGGACCGGCCGGGCAACTGCTCCAAGGTGTTCAACGCGGTCGCCACCGGCGGCATCCTGGTGGACATGATCGTCCAGAACCAGTCCGGCCCCGCGAAAGCGGAACTGTCCTTCACCGTTCCGCGCGCGGACCTGACGCGTGCCCTCAAGCGCACCCAGGACGTGGTGCGCGAGATCGACCCGGCGTGCCGCGTGGTGGGCGACGGCGACATCGCGGTGCTGTTCGTACTCGGCGTGGGGATGCGGACGCACACCGGCGTGGCCCGGACGATGTTCGGGGCGCTGGCGGCCCGCGGCATCAACATCAGCATGATCAACACGAGCGAGGTGTGCGTGGGCGTGGTGGTCGAGCGCGCCCGCGGCGAGGAGGCGCTCGCGTGCCTCACCGAAGCGTTCAAGCTGGGGTGA
- a CDS encoding ABC transporter ATP-binding protein — MAEATELVVETQHLTKIYQNRQIALNDVSLTIEPGCVLGLLGPNGAGKTTFLRLVLGLHRPTAGWAKVFKQTMSPNAADLRRRIGYIPTNPQFPKGMTPIVYLDYIARLFGLPADVRKPKLATLIRAVDLLPHSGDSIAHFTPGMTARLAVAASLINEPDLLIWDEPTHGLDIEARRSMLELIKRLAAEKTLIISSHNLSDVDEVCNHACVLNKGQLIFHGSLQDLKGRIRKNHYELDLDGEQKAITKTVQAVRALKDVTHAVLRHRRLDVKLGDETSNALVLAQLFQTLADHKVSLITVRSVGMQTEQAYLDLVEKEEGRGFARLYQTAEAA; from the coding sequence GTGGCGGAAGCGACTGAGCTGGTCGTCGAGACACAACACCTGACGAAGATCTACCAGAACCGGCAGATCGCGCTCAACGACGTGTCGCTCACCATCGAGCCGGGGTGCGTCCTGGGGCTACTCGGCCCGAATGGGGCGGGAAAAACCACGTTCCTGCGCCTCGTGCTGGGGCTCCACCGACCCACCGCCGGGTGGGCGAAGGTGTTCAAACAGACGATGTCGCCCAACGCCGCCGACCTGCGCCGGCGCATCGGCTACATCCCCACGAACCCGCAGTTCCCCAAGGGCATGACGCCGATCGTCTACCTGGACTACATCGCGCGCCTCTTCGGTCTACCCGCGGACGTCCGGAAGCCGAAGCTCGCGACCCTGATTCGTGCCGTCGATCTGCTGCCGCACTCGGGCGATTCCATCGCGCACTTCACTCCCGGCATGACCGCCCGGCTCGCCGTGGCGGCGAGCCTCATCAACGAGCCGGACCTGCTCATCTGGGACGAGCCCACGCACGGCCTGGACATCGAAGCCCGCCGGTCGATGCTCGAACTCATCAAGCGGCTCGCGGCCGAGAAGACGCTCATCATCAGCAGCCACAACCTGAGCGACGTGGACGAGGTGTGCAACCACGCCTGCGTGCTGAACAAGGGGCAGTTGATCTTCCACGGCAGCCTGCAAGACCTGAAGGGCCGCATCCGCAAGAACCACTACGAACTCGACCTGGACGGCGAGCAGAAGGCCATCACCAAGACGGTGCAGGCCGTTCGCGCGCTGAAGGACGTGACGCACGCGGTGCTGCGCCACCGGCGGCTGGACGTGAAGCTCGGCGACGAGACGTCCAACGCGCTCGTCCTCGCGCAACTGTTCCAGACGCTCGCGGACCACAAGGTCTCGCTCATCACCGTGCGCAGCGTGGGCATGCAGACCGAGCAGGCGTACCTGGACCTGGTCGAGAAGGAAGAGGGCCGCGGGTTCGCCCGCCTGTACCAGACTGCTGAGGCAGCTTGA
- the adhP gene encoding alcohol dehydrogenase AdhP, translated as MANTMRAAVVRAFGKPLTIEELPVPAPKAGQVLVKIATTGVCHTDLHAVNGDWPVKPKPPFVPGHEGIGHVVAAGAGVTHVKEGDLVGIPWLYSACGHCEHCFAGWETLCEKQENAGYSVNGSFSEYCVADPDYVGRIPANADLVEIAPVLCAGVTVYKGLKVTGARPGQWVVVSGVGGLGHMAVQYARAMGLHVAAVDVDDKKLDLARKLGAAVTVNAGTTDPAAYVKKETGGAHGVLVTAVSPKAFEQALGMVRRGGTVALNGLPPGTFPLSIFDMVLGGITVRGSIVGTRLDLQEALDFAGAGLVKATVTADKLENINDVFERMHKGQIEGRVVLDLRG; from the coding sequence ATGGCGAACACGATGAGAGCGGCGGTGGTCCGCGCGTTCGGCAAACCGCTCACGATCGAAGAGCTCCCGGTCCCGGCGCCGAAGGCCGGGCAAGTGCTGGTGAAGATCGCCACGACCGGCGTGTGCCACACTGACCTGCACGCGGTCAACGGCGACTGGCCGGTCAAGCCGAAGCCGCCGTTCGTCCCCGGTCACGAGGGCATCGGGCACGTGGTCGCGGCCGGGGCCGGGGTGACGCACGTCAAGGAGGGCGATCTCGTCGGCATCCCGTGGCTGTACTCGGCGTGCGGCCACTGCGAGCACTGCTTCGCCGGCTGGGAGACGCTCTGCGAGAAGCAGGAGAACGCGGGCTATTCGGTCAACGGCAGCTTTTCGGAATACTGCGTGGCCGATCCGGACTACGTGGGCCGCATCCCGGCGAACGCGGACCTGGTGGAAATCGCCCCGGTGCTGTGCGCCGGGGTGACGGTGTACAAGGGGCTGAAGGTGACCGGCGCGAGGCCGGGTCAGTGGGTGGTCGTGTCCGGCGTCGGGGGGCTCGGCCACATGGCGGTGCAGTACGCCCGCGCGATGGGGCTGCACGTCGCGGCCGTGGACGTGGACGACAAGAAGTTGGACCTGGCCCGCAAGCTCGGGGCGGCCGTCACGGTGAACGCCGGGACGACCGACCCCGCGGCGTATGTCAAAAAGGAAACCGGCGGCGCGCACGGGGTGCTCGTGACGGCCGTGTCGCCGAAGGCGTTCGAGCAGGCGCTCGGTATGGTCCGCCGCGGCGGGACGGTGGCGCTCAACGGCCTCCCGCCGGGCACCTTCCCGCTCTCGATCTTCGACATGGTGCTCGGCGGCATCACCGTTCGCGGGTCGATCGTCGGCACCCGGCTCGACCTCCAGGAGGCGCTCGACTTCGCCGGGGCGGGGCTCGTGAAGGCGACGGTGACGGCGGACAAACTGGAGAACATCAACGACGTGTTTGAGCGGATGCACAAGGGGCAGATCGAGGGCCGGGTCGTACTCGATCTCCGGGGGTGA
- a CDS encoding ABC transporter permease, translating to MEASPAVVTVRFNKFLPYWAVLQTDLRQTARSWVYRLWVLMTVLAAAGLLLYRVGLHKEAGLFQSAAAQSGDLFRVMVVGSLALVVVLAVSAVGSERGTVADSVLSRGISRHQYFLAKWHARLVVVTVTFAVLACAVLMASYLLFKDDTQSDLSLGGGLVAVLAVCAVLAAIVSWGVTIGALTNGTVLGITVFWLVLYGSAFLLSLLPEPWPSPERQLARLKYVLQGQYNAAVLTQLLVASGVASVAAAVVGLAGFSKRDV from the coding sequence ATGGAAGCGTCTCCGGCGGTCGTTACGGTCCGGTTCAACAAGTTTCTGCCGTACTGGGCGGTGCTCCAAACCGATCTGCGGCAGACCGCGCGCAGTTGGGTCTACCGCTTGTGGGTGCTGATGACGGTTCTCGCCGCGGCGGGGCTGTTGTTGTACCGCGTCGGGCTGCACAAGGAGGCGGGCCTGTTCCAGAGCGCCGCGGCCCAGAGCGGCGACCTGTTCCGCGTCATGGTGGTCGGCAGCCTCGCGCTCGTGGTGGTGCTGGCCGTGTCCGCGGTCGGCTCCGAGCGCGGAACGGTGGCCGATTCCGTGCTGAGCCGCGGGATCAGCCGGCACCAGTACTTTCTGGCGAAGTGGCACGCGCGCCTCGTGGTCGTGACCGTCACGTTCGCGGTGCTGGCGTGCGCCGTGCTGATGGCGAGTTACTTGCTGTTCAAGGACGATACACAGTCCGACCTGTCGCTCGGCGGGGGACTGGTCGCGGTGCTGGCGGTGTGCGCGGTCCTCGCGGCCATCGTGTCGTGGGGCGTCACGATCGGCGCGCTGACCAACGGCACCGTTCTCGGCATCACGGTGTTCTGGCTGGTGCTGTACGGCTCGGCGTTCCTGCTCTCGCTGCTGCCGGAGCCGTGGCCGTCACCGGAGCGGCAACTGGCCCGGTTGAAGTACGTTCTCCAGGGGCAGTACAACGCCGCGGTGCTGACGCAGTTACTCGTGGCTTCGGGTGTGGCGAGTGTTGCGGCCGCGGTCGTGGGGCTGGCCGGGTTCAGCAAGCGCGACGTGTGA
- a CDS encoding DUF1015 domain-containing protein: MADIRGFRGFRYDLGSVGTLSDVVAPPYDVIDTALQQKLYDASPYNAIRLELTRDEPGDDDQHNKYTRAGNTLREWVAANVIRQDTARGLYVYEQEYTVEGATFTRRGLMARVRLEAFGKGKVFPHEQTMSGPKEDRLKLYRATGFNLSPVFGLYPDEGEVFALLEPLIRSAPPLVAKDHLGVTNRLWSVTDSATVSKVIGLMGPKPVYIADGHHRYETGVKYLEERRALGEVADDEAAPNFCLMMLVGMSDPGLLILPTHRLVSGLAANVTAPQLEAALGGHFDIVERTGTDARAAWEHIEMDGAQTTLGFGTVADGQWLVAKLRDTTVMAELAPEQSDDWRGLGVSVLHKLVLDRLLRERIGGEPACKYVHLLSEVTDATAKRECQLACLVPPATMEHVERIAGNGEKMPPKSTYFYPKLLTGLVFNSLKKD, from the coding sequence ATGGCTGACATTCGTGGGTTCCGCGGGTTCCGGTACGACCTGGGTAGCGTCGGCACGCTGTCCGATGTGGTCGCGCCCCCGTACGACGTGATCGATACCGCGCTCCAGCAAAAGCTGTACGACGCCAGCCCGTACAACGCGATCCGGCTCGAACTGACGCGCGACGAACCGGGCGACGACGACCAACACAACAAGTACACCCGCGCCGGCAACACGCTCCGCGAGTGGGTGGCCGCGAACGTGATCCGCCAGGACACCGCCCGCGGGCTGTACGTGTACGAACAAGAGTACACCGTTGAGGGGGCGACGTTCACGCGCCGCGGGCTCATGGCCCGCGTGCGGTTGGAAGCGTTCGGAAAAGGGAAGGTGTTCCCGCACGAACAGACGATGTCCGGCCCCAAGGAGGACCGGCTGAAGCTGTACCGCGCCACCGGCTTCAACCTGTCCCCGGTGTTCGGTTTGTACCCGGACGAGGGCGAGGTGTTCGCCCTACTCGAACCCCTCATCCGCTCCGCGCCGCCGCTGGTGGCGAAGGACCACCTCGGCGTCACCAACCGCCTCTGGTCGGTAACGGATTCCGCAACCGTGAGCAAAGTGATCGGCCTGATGGGACCGAAGCCGGTGTACATCGCCGACGGCCACCACCGCTACGAAACCGGCGTGAAATACCTCGAAGAGCGCCGCGCGCTGGGCGAGGTCGCGGACGACGAGGCGGCCCCGAACTTCTGCCTGATGATGCTCGTCGGCATGAGCGACCCGGGGCTCCTGATCCTGCCCACGCACCGGCTCGTGAGCGGGCTCGCGGCGAACGTGACGGCCCCACAACTGGAAGCGGCGCTCGGCGGCCACTTCGACATCGTGGAACGCACCGGCACGGACGCGCGAGCGGCGTGGGAACACATCGAGATGGACGGCGCGCAGACGACCCTGGGCTTCGGCACCGTCGCGGACGGGCAGTGGCTGGTCGCGAAGCTGCGCGACACCACCGTGATGGCGGAACTGGCCCCCGAGCAGAGCGACGACTGGCGCGGCCTGGGCGTGAGCGTGCTGCACAAGCTCGTCCTCGACCGCCTGCTCCGCGAGAGGATCGGCGGCGAGCCGGCGTGCAAGTACGTCCACCTGCTGAGCGAGGTCACCGACGCGACGGCGAAACGGGAGTGCCAGCTCGCGTGTCTGGTGCCGCCCGCGACGATGGAACACGTCGAGCGGATCGCGGGGAACGGCGAGAAGATGCCGCCGAAATCGACGTACTTCTATCCGAAGTTGCTCACAGGTCTGGTGTTCAACTCGCTGAAGAAGGATTAG
- a CDS encoding hemolysin family protein, with the protein MGLFAIPLLVAVNGFFVAAEFALVSIRPTRVEELVNDGKTGAAALLHAITDLDRSVAACQLGITVASLALGFVSEPAVHHLIQPLMAGLPPEWTRVLSIVVTLGLITYMHVVFGEQMPKLAALQASESVGLWVAGPVNLFGRVASPLIRLMNGSSTWFLRRLGYRDTGDEGEVHSVDELRLLVEDSEQAGAIDADAADMVLNVFALADKTVRDCMVPREKMAALDVNSPPDRVMEIARLGAHTRLPVYDGTPDNIVGIVNTKDLFFLFSTSGVVLLEDALYPATFLAPDEPVANAFRLFRKSHRPMSIVRDATGAVLGLITLEDVLEEIVGDIEDEHDVPVPKLKLARRRAAGASGPQVHRPRAPEKPAGS; encoded by the coding sequence GTGGGCCTGTTCGCCATCCCGCTGCTGGTCGCGGTCAACGGGTTCTTCGTCGCCGCCGAGTTCGCGCTGGTCTCCATCCGCCCGACGCGGGTGGAGGAGCTGGTGAACGACGGCAAGACCGGGGCCGCGGCCCTGCTGCACGCGATCACCGACCTGGACCGGAGCGTCGCCGCGTGCCAGCTCGGGATCACCGTCGCCAGCCTCGCGCTCGGCTTCGTCAGCGAGCCGGCCGTCCACCACCTCATCCAGCCGCTGATGGCCGGGCTGCCGCCCGAGTGGACGCGGGTGCTGTCGATCGTCGTCACGCTCGGGCTCATTACGTACATGCACGTCGTCTTCGGTGAACAAATGCCGAAGCTCGCGGCGCTTCAGGCGAGCGAATCGGTCGGGCTGTGGGTGGCGGGGCCGGTGAACCTGTTCGGCCGCGTCGCCAGCCCGCTCATCCGGCTCATGAACGGGTCCAGCACGTGGTTCCTCCGCCGCCTGGGCTACCGCGACACCGGCGACGAGGGCGAGGTCCACTCGGTGGACGAGCTGCGGCTGCTGGTGGAAGACAGCGAACAGGCCGGCGCGATCGACGCGGACGCGGCCGATATGGTCCTGAACGTGTTCGCGCTGGCGGACAAGACCGTGCGCGACTGCATGGTGCCGCGGGAGAAAATGGCCGCACTGGACGTCAACAGCCCGCCGGACCGGGTGATGGAGATCGCCCGGCTCGGCGCGCACACCCGCCTCCCGGTGTACGACGGCACCCCGGACAACATCGTCGGCATCGTCAACACCAAGGACCTGTTCTTCCTCTTCAGCACGTCCGGCGTGGTGCTGCTGGAAGACGCGCTCTACCCGGCCACCTTCCTCGCCCCGGACGAACCGGTGGCGAACGCCTTCCGGCTGTTCCGCAAATCGCACCGGCCGATGTCGATCGTCCGCGACGCCACGGGGGCGGTACTCGGTCTCATCACGCTCGAAGACGTGTTGGAAGAAATCGTCGGCGACATTGAGGACGAACACGACGTACCGGTGCCTAAGCTGAAACTGGCGCGCCGCCGCGCGGCGGGGGCGTCCGGGCCGCAGGTACACCGGCCCCGAGCGCCGGAGAAACCGGCCGGGAGCTGA
- a CDS encoding zinc ribbon domain-containing protein has product MARTRHDDPDDDSDEYDAETDYDPDDPETYPAGLYADEERAVVPCPHCRAEIDEEAQQCPKCGMYLSREDAPREGKSAAWIVMMALAFLAALAWALGR; this is encoded by the coding sequence ATGGCACGCACACGACACGACGACCCCGACGACGACTCGGACGAGTACGACGCCGAGACCGATTACGACCCGGACGACCCGGAAACGTATCCGGCCGGGCTCTACGCCGACGAGGAGCGTGCGGTCGTTCCGTGCCCGCACTGCCGGGCCGAAATCGATGAAGAAGCCCAGCAGTGCCCGAAGTGCGGGATGTACCTGTCCCGAGAGGACGCGCCGCGTGAGGGGAAGTCCGCGGCGTGGATCGTGATGATGGCGCTGGCGTTCCTGGCCGCCCTCGCCTGGGCGCTGGGGCGCTGA
- the exaC gene encoding acetaldehyde dehydrogenase ExaC: MAPVHAHPFAARYGNFIGGRFVEPNAGKYFDNISPINGQFLCQVPRSDAADVERALDAAHAAKAAWGAVPPAKRATILNCIADRIEAHINRVAAAETWDNGKPIRESLNADIPLAIDHFRYFAGCVRAQEGSVSQIDADTVAYHFHEPLGVVGQIIPWNFPVLMAAWKLAPALAAGNCVVLKPAEQTPASILVVTELIADLLPPGVLNIVNGFGREVGLPLAESKRIAKIAFTGSTATGRVIAHAAANNLIPATLELGGKSPSIFFDDVMAKDDDFLNKAVEGFVMFAFNQGEVCTCPSRALVQESIYGRFMERALARVAQIKQGDPLDPATMIGAQASREQLQKVLKYIDIGRAEGAELLIGGKQAHLGGALSGGFYVQPTVFRGQNAMHIFQEEIFGPVLAVTTFEDDAEALAIANDTEYGLGAGVWSRDVNRCYHVGRGIQAGRVWTNCYHAYPAHAAFGGYKHSGIGRENHKMMLDHYQQTKNLLVSYNPEPVGFF; this comes from the coding sequence GTGGCTCCCGTGCACGCACATCCCTTCGCCGCCCGGTACGGCAACTTCATCGGCGGGCGGTTCGTCGAACCGAACGCCGGTAAGTACTTCGACAACATCTCCCCGATCAACGGCCAGTTCCTGTGCCAGGTGCCCCGGTCGGACGCCGCCGACGTGGAACGGGCCCTGGACGCCGCTCATGCCGCCAAAGCCGCCTGGGGGGCCGTCCCGCCGGCTAAGCGGGCAACGATTCTCAACTGCATCGCTGACCGGATCGAGGCCCACATCAACCGCGTCGCCGCGGCCGAGACCTGGGACAACGGCAAGCCGATCCGCGAATCGCTCAACGCCGACATCCCGCTCGCCATCGACCACTTCCGCTACTTCGCCGGCTGCGTCCGGGCCCAGGAGGGCTCCGTCTCGCAGATCGACGCGGACACCGTGGCCTACCACTTCCACGAGCCGCTCGGGGTCGTCGGCCAGATCATCCCGTGGAACTTCCCGGTCCTCATGGCGGCGTGGAAGCTCGCCCCGGCGCTCGCGGCCGGGAACTGCGTTGTCCTGAAGCCGGCCGAACAGACGCCGGCCAGCATCCTGGTCGTGACCGAACTCATCGCCGACCTGTTGCCGCCGGGCGTGCTGAACATCGTCAACGGGTTCGGCCGCGAGGTGGGCCTGCCGCTCGCCGAGAGCAAGCGGATCGCCAAGATCGCGTTCACCGGTTCGACCGCCACCGGGCGCGTCATCGCCCACGCGGCCGCCAACAACCTGATCCCGGCGACGCTCGAACTCGGCGGCAAGTCCCCGAGCATCTTCTTCGACGACGTGATGGCGAAGGACGACGACTTCCTGAACAAAGCCGTCGAGGGCTTCGTGATGTTCGCCTTCAACCAGGGCGAGGTCTGCACCTGTCCGAGCCGGGCGCTCGTGCAGGAATCGATTTACGGCCGGTTCATGGAACGGGCGCTCGCCCGGGTGGCGCAGATCAAGCAGGGCGACCCGCTCGACCCGGCGACGATGATCGGCGCCCAGGCGTCGCGCGAGCAGCTCCAGAAGGTTCTCAAGTACATCGACATCGGCCGGGCCGAAGGGGCGGAGCTGCTCATCGGCGGCAAGCAGGCCCACCTCGGCGGCGCGCTGTCCGGCGGGTTCTACGTCCAGCCGACCGTCTTCCGGGGCCAGAACGCGATGCACATCTTCCAGGAGGAGATTTTCGGGCCGGTCCTTGCCGTCACCACGTTCGAGGACGACGCGGAGGCGCTGGCGATCGCGAACGACACGGAATACGGGCTGGGGGCCGGGGTCTGGAGCCGGGACGTCAACCGCTGCTACCACGTGGGCCGGGGGATCCAGGCCGGGCGCGTCTGGACGAACTGTTACCACGCCTACCCCGCCCACGCCGCGTTCGGCGGCTACAAGCACTCGGGCATCGGGCGCGAGAACCACAAGATGATGCTCGATCATTACCAGCAAACCAAGAACCTGCTCGTCAGTTACAACCCGGAGCCGGTGGGGTTCTTCTAG
- a CDS encoding TetR/AcrR family transcriptional regulator, translated as MSTLTRRQREYADREERLLDEAGRLLVANGFDGLTLDRLAAATDFSKGLMYKHFASKEDLVAALAVRSLRVRLARFVRAAEFKGTSRERILAIEVGEELSFRQNPHHMGSELIVKMGGLETRVADDRRSALHALERECFGIARRVVEGAVRGNDLRLHPPLTPAAIVLSIMATKWGLFSTIQNYRPLLVHQGLTTPLATFRPALHAVLDGFGWRPLASEFDYEESYRRILAELFAEDAIRFGAV; from the coding sequence ATGAGCACTCTCACCCGCCGCCAGCGCGAGTACGCCGACCGCGAGGAACGCCTTTTGGACGAAGCCGGCCGGCTCCTCGTTGCCAACGGCTTCGACGGACTGACGCTCGACCGGTTGGCCGCCGCGACGGACTTCTCGAAGGGGTTGATGTACAAGCACTTCGCCTCGAAAGAGGATCTGGTGGCGGCCCTGGCCGTTCGCAGCCTGCGCGTGCGGCTCGCCCGGTTCGTTCGCGCGGCGGAGTTCAAGGGCACGTCGCGCGAGCGCATTCTGGCGATCGAAGTGGGTGAAGAGCTCTCCTTCCGCCAGAACCCGCACCACATGGGATCGGAACTGATCGTCAAGATGGGGGGCCTGGAAACCCGGGTCGCGGACGACCGGCGAAGCGCGCTCCATGCCCTGGAGCGGGAGTGCTTCGGGATCGCCCGGCGCGTGGTCGAGGGGGCGGTCCGGGGCAACGACTTGCGGCTCCACCCGCCGCTGACACCGGCCGCCATCGTGCTGTCGATCATGGCCACGAAGTGGGGCCTGTTCTCGACCATCCAGAACTATCGCCCCTTGCTCGTCCACCAGGGCCTGACCACCCCGCTCGCCACGTTCCGGCCGGCCCTCCACGCCGTGCTCGACGGGTTCGGATGGCGGCCGCTGGCGTCCGAGTTCGATTACGAGGAGAGCTACCGCCGCATCCTGGCGGAATTGTTCGCTGAGGATGCCATCCGGTTCGGAGCCGTGTAG